The following are encoded in a window of Lichenicola cladoniae genomic DNA:
- the gntA gene encoding guanitoxin biosynthesis heme-dependent pre-guanitoxin N-hydroxylase GntA, whose protein sequence is MPPGLNDDQHPLAERFRSFIRDSSFSCIGAKSALAKGQLRIVVARDIRSAWDDLRILPELLDLVQSYRADRLLFQSFVVLFEQPDQLDEHEFEEHLWDRVQSLSDKDDWMGKDYDARVSPDPASPHFSLSFGGEAFFVVGLHPGASRIARRFERPALVFNLHDQFEQLREQGLYDRLRTTILDRDLNLNGTQNPMLSRFGENSEARQYSGRAVGSDWQCPFSGRQAAPAQSTSGDLEDA, encoded by the coding sequence ATGCCACCAGGCCTCAACGACGATCAGCATCCGCTCGCCGAGAGGTTCCGGTCCTTCATCCGCGACTCATCCTTCTCCTGCATCGGTGCCAAGTCGGCGCTTGCAAAGGGTCAGCTTCGGATCGTAGTGGCCCGCGATATCCGGTCCGCATGGGACGACCTCAGGATCCTCCCGGAGTTGCTCGATCTGGTGCAGAGCTACCGGGCCGATCGCCTGTTGTTCCAGAGCTTCGTGGTGCTGTTCGAGCAACCGGACCAACTCGACGAACACGAGTTCGAGGAACATCTCTGGGACCGCGTGCAGTCGCTGTCCGATAAGGATGACTGGATGGGCAAGGATTACGATGCCCGCGTCAGCCCCGACCCTGCCAGCCCACATTTCTCCCTCAGCTTCGGTGGCGAGGCATTCTTCGTGGTCGGACTGCACCCCGGTGCCAGCCGCATCGCCAGGCGGTTCGAGCGCCCTGCCCTGGTGTTCAACCTGCATGACCAGTTCGAGCAGTTGCGTGAACAGGGTCTCTACGACCGGCTTCGGACGACCATTCTCGATCGGGACCTGAACCTGAACGGAACCCAGAACCCGATGCTGTCGCGGTTCGGCGAGAACTCCGAGGCACGCCAATATAGTGGCCGGGCAGTTGGCTCGGACTGGCAGTGTCCATTCAGTGGCCGTCAGGCGGCACCGGCTCAGTCAACTTCGGGAGATCTCGAAGATGCCTGA
- a CDS encoding DUF3429 domain-containing protein: MRRLPLLAVILGIGGLIPFVACAMGILIYPNQVPVPRLVQALIGYGAVILSFLGAVHWGLALAARPLDGPAPAGVLGRRLTLGVLPALVGWAAILIPMVASPVVSLVVLLLGFILTAVIEARTARAGLLPPGYMALRWLLTGVVSLCLIASIPVRL; this comes from the coding sequence ATGAGACGCCTGCCGCTGCTCGCCGTCATCCTCGGAATAGGCGGCCTGATCCCGTTCGTGGCGTGTGCGATGGGCATCCTGATCTACCCGAACCAGGTGCCCGTGCCGCGCCTGGTGCAGGCACTGATCGGCTACGGCGCGGTCATCCTGTCGTTTCTGGGTGCCGTCCATTGGGGCCTGGCTCTGGCAGCGCGCCCGCTCGACGGCCCGGCGCCGGCCGGGGTCCTGGGCCGCCGCCTGACCCTTGGGGTGCTGCCGGCGCTGGTCGGCTGGGCCGCCATCCTGATCCCGATGGTCGCCTCGCCGGTCGTGTCACTGGTGGTGCTGCTGCTCGGCTTCATCCTGACCGCGGTCATCGAGGCGCGTACCGCCAGGGCCGGGCTGTTGCCGCCGGGCTACATGGCCCTGCGCTGGCTGCTGACCGGCGTGGTCTCGCTCTGCCTGATCGCATCGATCCCGGTCCGGCTTTGA
- a CDS encoding carboxylesterase/lipase family protein yields MSQAGQATLTVATEAGLVEGTISIHAEGPVCIWRGIPYAEAVRFQHPHPPTPWQGIRAATSYGPPCPQRIPGIPLAIGAHGDHSDEACLVLNVFSRAADAARRPVMVWIHGGAFLLGSADMYDAAHLAASGEIVAVTINYRLGVLGFLDLGSALDDPGIPSNLGLRDQIAALRWVRDNIAAFGGDPDRVTIAGESAGSVSVSLLMLCLQATPLFHGAIMQSGALTIAHEAGRARMLACRFIELLGEPEPTLELLQGLPVRRLLEVQQAVQQEMSADAPGLPWYDGDLLPATLADAHSAPTPTIPLLAGNNRDEYRSFEILPGGIRQRQRNRLETLLRRGFGDHATDGIMAQYPSTRAGSLQLATDLYFAMPTLHFAERHAAHAPTWLYRFDITNPLLGAAHGFDLLYLFDMHGLLPSALRGGPLRGVRAALASRMRRHWIEFVRDGRPGLAWPQFEPVRRQTLLFNRVDGVADDPEMSRRMAWSEPDLAEPTVG; encoded by the coding sequence TTGAGCCAGGCGGGTCAGGCCACGCTGACCGTTGCCACCGAAGCGGGCCTGGTCGAGGGCACCATCTCGATCCATGCCGAGGGCCCGGTCTGCATCTGGCGCGGCATTCCCTATGCGGAGGCCGTGCGGTTCCAGCACCCACATCCGCCGACCCCATGGCAGGGTATCCGGGCGGCGACGTCCTACGGGCCGCCGTGTCCGCAGCGGATCCCCGGTATCCCGCTCGCCATCGGCGCGCATGGCGATCACTCGGACGAAGCCTGCCTGGTCCTGAACGTGTTTTCTCGGGCTGCGGATGCGGCGCGCCGACCGGTCATGGTCTGGATCCATGGCGGCGCGTTCCTGCTCGGCTCGGCCGACATGTATGACGCAGCCCATCTCGCAGCGTCCGGCGAGATCGTTGCGGTGACCATCAACTACCGTCTGGGCGTGCTCGGTTTCCTGGATCTCGGCAGCGCGCTGGACGACCCGGGCATCCCGAGCAATCTCGGGCTGCGCGACCAGATCGCCGCGTTGCGCTGGGTCAGGGACAACATTGCCGCGTTCGGTGGCGACCCCGATCGGGTCACCATCGCCGGTGAGTCGGCCGGTTCGGTCTCGGTGTCGTTGCTGATGCTGTGCCTGCAAGCAACCCCGTTGTTCCATGGCGCCATCATGCAGAGCGGTGCCCTGACCATCGCGCATGAAGCCGGTCGTGCCCGGATGCTGGCCTGCCGGTTCATCGAATTGCTCGGTGAACCGGAGCCGACCCTGGAACTGCTTCAGGGGCTGCCGGTGCGCAGGCTGCTCGAGGTCCAGCAGGCGGTGCAGCAGGAGATGTCGGCCGATGCCCCCGGCCTTCCCTGGTATGACGGCGACCTGCTGCCGGCGACGCTCGCCGATGCGCATTCCGCGCCCACCCCGACGATACCGCTGCTGGCCGGCAATAACCGGGACGAGTACCGCAGCTTCGAGATCCTTCCCGGCGGGATCAGGCAGCGGCAGCGCAACCGGCTCGAGACGCTGCTGCGCCGCGGCTTCGGCGATCACGCGACCGACGGCATCATGGCTCAGTATCCTTCGACGCGGGCCGGAAGCCTGCAACTGGCGACCGACCTGTATTTCGCCATGCCGACCCTGCATTTCGCGGAACGCCATGCGGCGCACGCGCCGACCTGGCTCTACCGGTTCGACATCACCAACCCGCTGCTCGGCGCGGCGCACGGCTTCGACCTGCTCTATCTGTTCGACATGCACGGCTTGTTGCCGTCGGCACTGCGCGGGGGACCACTTCGCGGTGTGCGTGCAGCCCTCGCCAGCCGCATGCGACGGCACTGGATCGAGTTCGTTCGCGACGGCCGGCCCGGCCTTGCCTGGCCGCAATTCGAGCCGGTCCGACGGCAGACCCTGCTGTTCAACCGGGTAGACGGCGTTGCCGACGACCCGGAGATGTCACGACGGATGGCGTGGAGCGAACCGGATCTCGCGGAACCGACTGTCGGCTGA
- a CDS encoding FdhF/YdeP family oxidoreductase, with translation MSQKATFKPYTAPAGGWGSAKSLGKILSREGVLASGALTLARQNKVDGFQCVSCAWVKPAKPLPFEFCENGAKATAWEITSHRCTPDFFAAHTVTELLDWDDYQLEQAGRLTHPMRYDAMSDKYVPVSWGAAMAEIGREMRAIEDRKSAVFYSSGRCSNEASYLYALFARLYGNNNLPDSSNMCHETTSVALPISIGIPVGTVSLDDFAETDCILFFGQNPGSNAPRMLHPLQVAAERGVPIITYNPLRERGLERFTNPQSVVEMVAGKETRISSSYHQIMAGGDLAGITGICKALIEIDDAARVAGETPFLDDRFIAEQTHGMDEFISWLRTQDWEELVRRCGLSRAALESTARIYARAKATIAVYGMGLTQHRAGVETVQMLVNLMLLRGNIGRPGSGICPVRGHSNVQGQRTVGITEKPELVPMDTLAEQFGFEPPRDTGLNTVEACEEILAGKVKAFIMLGGNFVRAIPDRSLMEPAWRRIRLTVNVATKLNRSQIIPGEVSFILPVIGRIETDSQATGEQSTSMEDSTGCIHGSKGVRRPASPHLISEVRFVAEMAKHTLDPNPKTPWDEWTADYSLIRKQIGVTYPEIFFDYDKRMWEPGGFKRPMPARERVWKTKTGKANFITPKGLDEDLDMPETGNDVLRLITLRSNDQFNTTVYGYSDRFRGINGTRDVVLMNKDDIERLGLKVGATIRLETSSKDGVYRALGGLAVVAYDIPAGCIGAYYPEANVLLPIWHYAESSKVPAAKSIPVTIHKESDEVTEPGLIAAE, from the coding sequence ATGAGCCAGAAAGCCACCTTCAAGCCCTATACCGCGCCAGCCGGTGGTTGGGGCTCGGCCAAGTCGCTCGGCAAGATCCTCAGCCGGGAAGGCGTGCTGGCCTCGGGAGCGCTGACCTTGGCTCGCCAGAACAAGGTGGATGGCTTCCAGTGCGTCAGCTGCGCCTGGGTGAAGCCGGCCAAGCCGCTGCCGTTCGAGTTCTGCGAGAATGGCGCCAAGGCGACGGCCTGGGAGATCACCTCGCACCGCTGCACGCCGGACTTCTTTGCCGCCCACACGGTCACCGAACTGCTCGACTGGGACGATTACCAGCTGGAGCAGGCCGGCCGCCTGACCCATCCGATGCGCTACGACGCGATGTCGGACAAGTATGTTCCGGTATCCTGGGGTGCCGCCATGGCCGAGATCGGCCGCGAGATGCGCGCCATCGAGGATCGCAAGAGCGCCGTGTTCTACAGCTCCGGCCGCTGTTCGAACGAGGCCAGCTATCTGTATGCGTTGTTCGCCAGGCTGTACGGAAACAACAACCTGCCCGACAGCTCCAACATGTGCCACGAGACGACTTCGGTGGCGCTTCCGATCAGCATCGGTATTCCGGTCGGCACGGTGAGCCTGGATGATTTCGCCGAGACCGACTGCATCCTGTTCTTCGGCCAGAACCCGGGCAGCAATGCGCCGAGGATGCTGCATCCGCTGCAGGTCGCGGCGGAACGCGGCGTGCCGATCATCACCTATAATCCGCTGCGCGAACGCGGCCTCGAGCGCTTCACCAATCCGCAATCGGTGGTCGAGATGGTCGCCGGCAAGGAGACACGGATCAGTTCGTCCTATCACCAGATCATGGCCGGCGGCGATCTCGCCGGCATCACCGGGATCTGCAAGGCGCTGATCGAGATCGACGACGCGGCCCGGGTAGCCGGCGAGACCCCGTTCCTCGACGACAGATTCATCGCCGAACAGACGCATGGGATGGACGAGTTCATCAGCTGGCTGCGCACGCAGGACTGGGAAGAACTGGTGCGGCGTTGTGGTCTGTCGCGAGCGGCACTGGAATCCACGGCGCGCATCTATGCCCGTGCGAAGGCGACGATCGCCGTCTACGGCATGGGCCTGACCCAGCATCGGGCGGGGGTCGAGACCGTGCAGATGCTGGTGAATCTGATGCTCCTGCGCGGCAATATCGGCCGTCCGGGGTCCGGCATCTGCCCGGTCCGTGGCCACAGCAACGTGCAGGGCCAGCGCACCGTCGGCATCACCGAGAAGCCCGAACTGGTGCCGATGGACACGCTCGCCGAGCAGTTCGGGTTCGAGCCGCCCCGCGATACCGGCCTTAATACGGTCGAGGCGTGCGAGGAGATCTTGGCCGGCAAGGTCAAGGCCTTCATCATGCTCGGCGGCAACTTCGTCCGGGCCATACCGGACCGGAGCCTGATGGAGCCGGCATGGCGCCGCATCCGCCTGACGGTCAACGTGGCGACCAAGCTCAACCGCAGCCAGATCATCCCCGGCGAGGTCAGCTTTATCCTGCCGGTGATCGGACGGATCGAGACGGACAGCCAGGCGACAGGTGAACAGTCGACCTCGATGGAGGACAGCACCGGCTGCATCCATGGCTCGAAGGGCGTCCGCCGGCCGGCCTCGCCGCATCTGATCAGCGAGGTGCGGTTCGTGGCCGAGATGGCCAAGCATACGCTCGACCCGAACCCGAAGACCCCGTGGGACGAGTGGACCGCCGATTATAGCCTGATCCGCAAGCAGATCGGCGTGACGTATCCGGAGATCTTCTTCGACTACGACAAGCGCATGTGGGAGCCGGGCGGCTTCAAGCGGCCGATGCCCGCCCGCGAGCGGGTGTGGAAGACCAAGACCGGCAAGGCCAACTTCATTACCCCGAAGGGGCTGGACGAGGACTTGGACATGCCCGAGACCGGGAACGATGTCCTGCGGCTCATCACCCTGCGCAGCAACGACCAGTTCAACACCACGGTCTACGGCTATAGCGACCGGTTCCGCGGCATCAACGGCACCCGCGACGTCGTGCTGATGAACAAGGACGATATCGAGCGGCTCGGCCTCAAGGTCGGTGCCACGATCAGGCTGGAAACCTCGTCGAAGGATGGCGTGTATCGGGCCCTGGGTGGGCTTGCCGTCGTCGCCTACGACATACCGGCCGGCTGTATCGGCGCCTACTACCCGGAAGCGAACGTGCTGCTGCCGATCTGGCACTATGCGGAGAGCAGCAAGGTCCCAGCAGCCAAGTCGATCCCGGTCACCATCCACAAGGAGAGCGACGAGGTGACAGAGCCGGGACTGATCGCCGCGGAATGA
- a CDS encoding DUF1989 domain-containing protein: protein MPDQTGRIFEIPPRSGAAFTLDAGQRLTVIDPQGEQVADLLAYVRGDTSEVISSGRTLDYASRLFLTTGDPIYSNRSNVMLRIIEDTVGRHDFLLTPCSADTFRIIYGDEQPHRGCFGNLAAALAPYGIGPDQIPIAFNVFMNVQVDGQSGALTVEPPMSKAGDHTTFLAEQDLIIGLTACSALQSNNYAFKPIHYRID, encoded by the coding sequence ATGCCTGACCAGACCGGTCGCATCTTCGAGATCCCGCCCCGTTCCGGCGCTGCCTTCACTCTGGATGCAGGCCAGCGCCTTACCGTAATCGATCCCCAGGGCGAGCAGGTGGCGGATCTCCTCGCATACGTGCGCGGTGACACGTCGGAGGTAATTTCATCCGGGCGCACGCTGGATTATGCCAGCCGGCTGTTCCTGACCACCGGTGATCCTATCTACTCGAACCGAAGCAACGTGATGCTGCGGATCATCGAGGACACTGTCGGCCGTCACGACTTCCTGCTGACCCCCTGCTCGGCGGACACCTTCAGGATCATCTATGGCGACGAGCAGCCGCATCGTGGCTGCTTCGGCAACCTGGCCGCAGCACTGGCACCCTACGGGATCGGACCCGACCAGATCCCGATCGCCTTCAACGTGTTCATGAACGTTCAGGTCGACGGTCAGAGCGGCGCACTGACCGTGGAGCCACCGATGAGCAAGGCCGGCGACCACACGACGTTCCTGGCGGAGCAGGATCTGATCATCGGACTGACCGCCTGCTCCGCGCTCCAGTCTAACAACTACGCATTCAAGCCGATCCATTACCGGATCGACTGA
- a CDS encoding TonB-dependent receptor codes for MTGRSVRTTSPGGGLMRVETAPKAVQTITRDFIAKQSPTSDAQSLLRSLPSTNVTDVDPYGLYSGSSRVRGLDTSEVGWLLDGAPLNDIGAGQFYSNEVLEAEDLESVSLTPGSVNLDSPVVSGAAGLVEMKMSDPTLKPGGLLDISYGTYKLSREFLRLNTGLIGNSGIRAMFAFSNTQANNWEGPGGAHKKHIDFKAVKDFDNGSRTSLTVAYNNEVADSFNSNGVTAANYRNFIEKGNSNSYLATYPGAAAGANFYLLHQNPFENVIASAPSSLVINSRLHIDDPPYFWHGIGNGTGATLLTENSLYYGNQKVSVDLNGDGKTNTANKVLAFTPSNQEQFRPGNTIKAVYDVDKHNTVTAGWWYEYSDLLQYSPIGIINQQSGVAANVWGVQHNYTLSNGQQYNARDWDTITQVNMLFVGEHAHYLDDRLVIDAGFKEAMVSRDLTNHIPGTTYQNTNNVALPLPQLGISYQIDPRNQIYVTGSTNFRSPSNTSLADQISNTTGKTSQSASNQKSEYSIAEEIGYRYSGSTLIGSISFFNYNFTNRQISLNYLVGGAPISSSVNAGGQTSRGVDIQLSTRPILFHLRPYFAFEYLDARIDNNLATTGLLRGATVTDYLPTTGKNAIASPHVQAKLGLDYDDGRFFLGADLDYVGKQYSSFMNDESMPDFITNSVYSGYRFHRFGYLKAPQIQLNLQNLTGATYRTGVYSPQNNALATKGVYGSTISSSGAPLYQLQPGFSIAVTMSSSF; via the coding sequence GTGACCGGACGCAGCGTCCGTACGACGTCTCCAGGCGGCGGCCTGATGCGTGTCGAAACTGCCCCGAAGGCGGTCCAGACGATCACCCGCGACTTCATCGCCAAGCAGTCGCCGACCAGCGACGCCCAGTCGTTGCTGCGGTCGTTGCCCAGCACGAACGTGACGGACGTAGACCCATACGGATTGTATTCGGGATCGTCGCGCGTGCGCGGCCTCGACACGTCGGAAGTCGGCTGGCTGCTGGACGGCGCCCCACTGAACGATATCGGTGCGGGCCAGTTCTATTCGAACGAGGTGCTGGAAGCCGAAGATCTCGAATCGGTCTCGTTGACGCCTGGGTCGGTCAATCTCGATAGCCCGGTGGTCAGTGGAGCGGCCGGCCTCGTCGAAATGAAAATGTCCGATCCGACGTTGAAGCCGGGCGGCCTGCTCGACATCTCCTATGGCACCTACAAGTTGAGCCGTGAGTTCCTTCGTCTCAACACCGGCTTGATCGGCAACTCCGGTATCCGCGCCATGTTCGCGTTCAGCAACACGCAGGCGAATAACTGGGAAGGCCCGGGCGGTGCGCACAAGAAGCACATCGACTTCAAAGCGGTGAAGGATTTCGACAACGGCAGCAGAACATCGCTGACCGTCGCCTACAATAACGAGGTGGCAGACTCGTTCAACAGTAACGGCGTCACGGCTGCGAACTACCGCAACTTTATCGAGAAGGGGAACAGCAACTCCTATCTCGCAACTTATCCCGGCGCCGCGGCCGGTGCGAACTTCTACCTGCTGCATCAGAACCCGTTCGAGAACGTCATCGCCAGCGCCCCGTCGAGCCTGGTGATCAACTCGCGCCTGCACATCGATGACCCCCCGTATTTCTGGCATGGCATCGGCAACGGAACCGGCGCGACCTTGCTGACCGAGAACAGCCTCTACTACGGAAACCAGAAGGTCAGCGTCGATCTGAACGGTGACGGCAAGACCAACACCGCGAATAAGGTGCTGGCATTTACCCCGTCGAACCAGGAACAGTTCCGCCCCGGCAACACCATCAAAGCGGTGTATGATGTCGACAAGCACAACACTGTCACCGCCGGCTGGTGGTATGAGTATTCCGACCTCCTGCAGTATTCACCAATCGGCATTATCAATCAGCAATCCGGCGTTGCGGCCAATGTCTGGGGCGTTCAACACAACTACACTCTATCGAACGGCCAACAATATAATGCGCGAGACTGGGACACGATTACCCAGGTGAACATGTTGTTCGTCGGTGAGCACGCACATTACCTGGATGATCGCCTGGTCATTGATGCCGGCTTCAAGGAGGCGATGGTCTCACGTGATCTGACCAACCATATCCCCGGAACCACCTACCAGAACACCAACAACGTGGCGCTGCCGCTACCGCAACTCGGCATCAGCTACCAGATCGATCCACGTAACCAGATCTATGTGACCGGCTCGACCAATTTCCGCTCGCCGAGCAACACTTCGTTGGCCGATCAGATCAGCAACACGACCGGTAAGACGTCGCAATCTGCCAGCAACCAGAAATCGGAATACTCGATCGCCGAGGAGATCGGCTACCGTTATAGCGGGTCAACGCTGATCGGCAGCATCTCCTTCTTCAACTACAACTTTACGAACCGGCAGATCTCTCTCAACTATCTGGTCGGCGGGGCGCCCATCAGTTCCTCGGTCAATGCCGGCGGCCAGACCTCGCGCGGCGTCGACATCCAGCTTTCGACGCGGCCGATCCTGTTCCATCTGCGCCCGTATTTCGCGTTCGAGTATCTCGATGCGCGGATCGACAACAATCTGGCGACAACTGGTCTCCTGCGCGGGGCAACTGTAACCGACTACCTGCCGACCACCGGCAAGAACGCGATCGCAAGTCCGCATGTCCAGGCGAAACTGGGTCTCGACTACGATGATGGACGATTCTTCCTCGGTGCGGACCTCGACTATGTCGGCAAGCAGTATTCCTCGTTCATGAACGACGAGAGCATGCCCGACTTCATCACCAACAGCGTCTACTCCGGCTACCGTTTCCACCGGTTCGGCTACCTGAAGGCACCGCAGATCCAGTTGAACCTGCAGAACCTGACCGGCGCGACCTACCGCACCGGCGTCTACAGCCCGCAGAACAATGCCCTGGCCACCAAGGGCGTCTATGGCAGCACCATTTCCAGCAGTGGTGCACCGCTCTACCAGCTGCAGCCGGGCTTCTCGATCGCAGTCACTATGTCATCCTCGTTCTGA
- a CDS encoding FKBP-type peptidyl-prolyl cis-trans isomerase, with the protein MPFVRASLLSPLVAMILAVTAAGGAQAGTLAEAAAFLKQKSAEPGVVTLPSGLEYKVISSGDTSGEHPTATSSVMVNYVGKLSDGATFDDSHDQIVTLPLGSVIKGWTEGLQLMRPGDVWMLYIPPALAYGAKGAGPIPPNEALAFKIEFVAVSGH; encoded by the coding sequence ATGCCGTTCGTTCGCGCTTCGCTTCTCTCGCCCCTGGTCGCGATGATCCTGGCTGTCACCGCGGCTGGCGGTGCCCAGGCCGGCACGCTTGCCGAGGCAGCGGCCTTTCTCAAGCAGAAGTCGGCCGAACCGGGGGTCGTCACCCTGCCGTCCGGCCTCGAGTACAAGGTGATCTCGTCGGGCGATACCTCCGGCGAGCATCCCACCGCGACCAGCAGCGTGATGGTCAACTATGTTGGCAAGCTCTCCGATGGTGCCACGTTCGACGACAGCCACGACCAGATCGTGACGCTGCCTCTCGGTAGCGTGATCAAGGGCTGGACCGAGGGTCTGCAGTTGATGCGGCCGGGTGACGTCTGGATGCTCTATATCCCGCCAGCCCTGGCTTATGGCGCCAAGGGTGCCGGTCCGATCCCGCCGAACGAGGCGCTGGCGTTCAAGATCGAGTTCGTCGCCGTCTCCGGTCACTGA